In bacterium, the sequence ATGACTATAAGGTAAGTCCATTTTTAGAACTGGGTTATAAACCAGAAAAAGATATAAGGATAAGTCTGGGGTATAACTTTATCCATTATCACGATGGCCAGATACCCGAGCTTGATTATTCTGCCTCTTCCCTTTATCTAAAAACAACGGGAAAATTTGGTTGCTGGTAGGGTAGTGGGATGGTGCAGATAACGATTAAGCTCACCTGCCCGAGCGATAGCCGTGGTCAGGGGAAGCGATGGGTTAGGCAATTGCTTCTTCATAGGTTCTTACCAAGATTATAAGCTTTTTTAAGGTTCTCTTGCCGATACATATCATCTTTTGGCATCATCCCTCCAAGAATTTCCATCCTCGCTTCCTTCACTCCTACCCCAAGAAGCCTATCATTAAGCATGATTTGTTTCATGCTCTCTGCAATTCCGGTTTCCTCGAGGTGTTCCAATGTATGCCCAGCCGAACAAATAACAATAGTCTTCTTGATATCAATCTTTGTGTATCGTTCCTCGTTCTTATCATAAAAGTAAGCATATCCATATGTAAGCACTCTATCGAACCAGCCCTTTAGCTTTGCAGGGCAATCACTCCACCAGACCGGATATATAAAAGCTAAAGCATCAGCCCTATCGATTTTTTCCTGCTCTATCTTGATATCTTTCGGTATGGGTGCTTCAGGGTCAAGTCCAACTTCACGTTCGTACTGATCAACATCCATTTCCGAGATAAAGTCCATCTCATATAAATCGCCAATCTCATAAGTGTGTCCACTGTCACTAAGACCTCGAGTAAATGCCTCAAGAACCTCTTTGTTGAAGGACTTCTTGCTTGGATGGGCAAAAAGAATATAAACGTGCATATGGTGCCTCTAAAATGAAATATTTATTGCCTAACGACGAGTTCAGCGGCGGCGGGGGGGATTGCCACTAAACTTTGTAAACACGATTACCTATTGAAATACTACAAAACTTTCAATCACGGCACAGTCCCTCGCCGTCCGCTGCAACGACTTGTTAGCAGATTCTTCTGGTCTTTTCCTCCAATTCCACAAATGACCTTATTCGAGCGTCAGGAGTGAACGTGTTCAGTTCCGGTGTTCTTTCAAAGTGAATGGTCTTGAATCCCAACGTTTTTGCTGTTCGGAGATTCTTGTGTCTGTCGTCGACAAAGACACATGAGCCGGCTGTCGCTTTTGCTTCCTGCAAGAAGATCTCGTAGATTTTCAGGTCAGGCTTTCGGTAGCCGACGAAACCACTAACCACGACGACATCGAAGAACTCAAGAGAGTGCTTCTTCATCAAGTAGACAGACCACTCGCCCACATCATTCGAGAGCAAACCGAGGAAGTATCGCGCGGCGAGCCTTTCCACGACAATGGGAAACTCCCTATCAAGCGTCAGGCACGTATCAAGGTATTCAGTTTGAATCGCCGGATAGTAGGTGCCCAGACCAACTTCGTTCCAGAATCGTTCGGAGGTTATCCGCCCCAGACTGGCCTCTATGTATAACTCGTTGATACGTTCCTTTGAGACTTTGTGACGCTGCTGAACAAATGGAACTAGCAGGTCATTCGTGTCATCTCCAACCTCAAAAATTACCCCCATAGCATCAAAAACTATCCATCTCTTCATAGTTGTCATACCTGCTAACGATTGAGTTGAGCGGCGTGCGTTAGCACGTCCGCTCCAACGACTTGTTAGGCTTTCGGATTCCTAAGGGAAATATCGATAAAATTCTCCTCTATGTAAAACCCGCATTATTTCAATAGTATCACCTTTGACTTCTATTCCCATGCGATAATTACTGATACGAATACGATAACGTTTTGGATGTCTCCTCATTGCTTTAACACCAGAGACCTCTCGTAATGTTTTAATCTTTGGTAAAGTTGTAAAAGCAAACTCAACAATCTGTTCATAAATGGGTTGTTTTCTTAACTTTTTAAGGTCTTTCAGAAATAATTCACGATACAGAACTTTCACCTTGACTCTTTCTCTAAATAAGCTAACGCTTCTTTGCGATTCAACAAAGGAGTTTTCTGAGCTTCATCCATTGCTTTGTTTAAACAGTAATCTTCCATTTCTTCAGATAATTCTTCAATAGAAATGTCATCTTTCGGAATTATCTGTCTCCACACTTTAATAGGAATTACAACCGCCTTTTGATGGCCGTTCTTGCCAGTTAAATATTCAACCTCAAACATAGATAATCATCCTCCCGTTGTAATTATAGTATATATAAGCCTAACCTTAGATTATACTGCCTATTGGCAGTTTTATATTACTGCATTATGAGTTAGGCTATTTATAGAGTAGCATAAATAAAATATCCTGTCAAGAAAAATTTTAATATCAAAATTAGAAAATACTGAAAAATAACATCCTGATATTATACTGCCTATTAGCGGTTTTTATTTTACTGCATTATAAATTTTTTGCCCCTGAATTTTATACCAAATCACATCTAGCCCTCTATCTGATCAGTAATAACCTTATCCTTGCCTTTAATTACAAACCCCTCAATAACCTAAAAACCTATGCCCAATATACCCGTAGTGACCCTTCTAATACTTCCATTAAGTCTATAGGTGGAGAGTTTAGCCTTCAACCCACTAATGGTTTAAACACCCAGGTAAAATGCAGTCATAATATAAGTAGTATAGAAGACAAGGGAGATGTTTCTCATTCTTCAAGCTCTGAGCTTTCCTTTATCGCAAACATTCAGCGCGAATGTGCTTCTGGCTTAAGCACTTATGGTGAGTATAGCTACGAGGCTAATCGGAATAAGGCTGGTCGCACTACTTTTTCTTTAGACTCTAAAATACTCATCGCTTTGGCCTACAGACCTCCTTATAATGATATACTAAAAAGCAATTGGTTTTCCAGTAATCATTATAATAAATCCCAATGCCCAAATCCCAATGACAAACAAAATCCCAAATCCCAATGACCAATGCTTAAAATCTGATATTGGACATTGGGGCTTGGACATTGGACATTTATTGGACATTTGGATTTGGATATTGGACATTATTAGTTAGATTTGGAATTTTCTTAAAAAGAATTTACTTAAAAACCAATTTTGTTTGGGTATAAATCCATTTATAGAACTGGGTTATAAACCAGATAGAGATATAAGGATAAGTCTGGGATATAACTTTATCCATTATCACGATGGCCAGATACCAGAGCTTGATTATTCTGCCTCTTCCCTTTATCTAAAAACAACGGGAAAATTTGGTTGCTGGTAGGGTATGTGTTTAGCTAAAGCTAAACATTGTAAATTGCAAAGGCTAGATTGCAAATTGTAAAATGAAAGAGAAATGTTGAAATTTTGATGTAGATTTTTTAATTTAAGAAAAAATTTACAATTTAAAATTTACAATTTAAAATTTACAATTAAACAAAGCGATTTCTGGCTCTTTAATGAGGAAGCTTAAACACATACAAGAATAATATTACCTTCTCTATGTCGGCCTCTTTCCTTATTTCCATATCTTCAGCACAAAAAATCCTTGACATCCTAATAACCCTTAAGATAATCTTTCTTAAAAATATTATTTACCCGTTATATTCCGTGAAGAGCCTAAAAATATAGCCAGTGAAGATTAAAGGCTACATCTGGCGTAGGGATGTAGTAGATAAGCTGAAATGGAAGCATCATATTGAGATAGAGGAGGTAAAAGAAGTTTTTAAGAAACATCCTCGTATAGAACGGATTGAGAAAGGCAAGATAAAGGGAGAAAATGTTTATGTGGCTTTTGGAAGGACAGAGAGCGGAAGATATCTTGCTACTTTCTTTATTTATAAAAAGGATAATCGGATTTTGATAAATACAGCTAGAGATATGACACAAAAAGAGAGAAATAGATATGAGAAAAAACAATAAAAAGGAAAAATTGCCAGAGGAGTTTAAATCCTTTGAGGATTTATCCAATTTTTGGGAAAATCATGATGTTACAGATTATGCAGAATATCTAACACCCGTTGAATACAATATTGCATCTTGTCCAACCCATGAATATGTAATTACCCTTTCTGATAGGCTGGATAAACTTATGCAAAAAGCTTATCAGAATGAAGGAATTTCAATAGAGACATTGGTCAATCTATGGGTACAAGAGAGACTACAAGGATATTCCTTAAAGAGAGAGGTTAAATGAAAAACGAAAGGAAAGGAGAAAAATGTAAGGAATGTGGGCTTTTTATGTCTGCAAAGTGCAATAGGAGGGAATTCTTAGAAAAAACAGGGAAGTTTATTTTGGCAGGTGTAGGCTATGAAGTCTTATCCCTTCTGCCTGTCTTGGGGAGTGAAAGGGTATTTGCAGAAGAAATCCCAAATCCTGTGAAATGGAAATATCCTACTGGAGGCAATGTGAATTCCTCTCCTGCAATAGGAGAGGATGGTGTAATCTATGTGGGAAGTTATGACAA encodes:
- a CDS encoding NAD(P)H-dependent oxidoreductase → MHVYILFAHPSKKSFNKEVLEAFTRGLSDSGHTYEIGDLYEMDFISEMDVDQYEREVGLDPEAPIPKDIKIEQEKIDRADALAFIYPVWWSDCPAKLKGWFDRVLTYGYAYFYDKNEERYTKIDIKKTIVICSAGHTLEHLEETGIAESMKQIMLNDRLLGVGVKEARMEILGGMMPKDDMYRQENLKKAYNLGKNL
- a CDS encoding HAD-IA family hydrolase → MKRWIVFDAMGVIFEVGDDTNDLLVPFVQQRHKVSKERINELYIEASLGRITSERFWNEVGLGTYYPAIQTEYLDTCLTLDREFPIVVERLAARYFLGLLSNDVGEWSVYLMKKHSLEFFDVVVVSGFVGYRKPDLKIYEIFLQEAKATAGSCVFVDDRHKNLRTAKTLGFKTIHFERTPELNTFTPDARIRSFVELEEKTRRIC
- a CDS encoding type II toxin-antitoxin system RelE/ParE family toxin, whose protein sequence is MKVLYRELFLKDLKKLRKQPIYEQIVEFAFTTLPKIKTLREVSGVKAMRRHPKRYRIRISNYRMGIEVKGDTIEIMRVLHRGEFYRYFP
- a CDS encoding BrnT family toxin — translated: MKIKGYIWRRDVVDKLKWKHHIEIEEVKEVFKKHPRIERIEKGKIKGENVYVAFGRTESGRYLATFFIYKKDNRILINTARDMTQKERNRYEKKQ
- a CDS encoding CopG family antitoxin, which gives rise to MRKNNKKEKLPEEFKSFEDLSNFWENHDVTDYAEYLTPVEYNIASCPTHEYVITLSDRLDKLMQKAYQNEGISIETLVNLWVQERLQGYSLKREVK